Within Mycobacterium botniense, the genomic segment GAGGCCGGCCCATTCCTCACTGGCGGCGGGCGCGGTCGCGGTGAAGTCGACCAGGCCGCTGCCGGCGGCGTCCCCGATGAGCAGGGGCTGGTTGGTGCTGGCGACCGACGCGATGTTGGCTCGGCTGGTCTGGTTGTAAGAGGCGAACGAGTCGCCCCCGGCGGCGACGGTGCAGCCGAACGCGTTGACGAACAGCGGCGCGGTCGGTGAGGTGACCGCCAGCGCTGCTGACGCCCCGGATGCTGTTGTGCCGGAACCGACACCGGCGACTCCGGAGTAGCTGGCGGTGGCCAGCGCCAGGGTGCGGGCACCGGATTCGGTGCCCATGCCCGTCACGGACGCTGTCACGGTCTGCGCGCCCGTCGGCGGGTTCAGGAGGTAGAACAGCTGCACCATGCCGGTGTTGGAGCTCCAAAACGCTTGGGCTTCGGGGACCGGCGTCATGGCTTGGCCGCCGAATTCGACGGCGAACGTGGCCCCGGATGCGTCGACCGTCCCGACCCATTCGACCGCCGCGATCACGGCGGGATTGGGGGCGCTGCGGCTGACGTTATGCGTCGTCGCCGGTGTGCTCCCGGTGGTGGCCGATCCCGCGATCGATGCGATTGCGGTGGTCGACGAGTCGAAGGTAACTGCCATCTCAGGACGCCATCCCGGTGGTGGTGAGGTTGCAGACGTTGAGGAGCAGCACGTCGCCGTCGGCGACGGTGACGGGCGGGTTGGCGGCCAGCGTGAACATGCACACCGCGGAGGCGTCGCCATCGAAACCCGTCCACAGGCTGACGGCTTCGATGGTCTCGCCGGTGGTCATGTTCCACGACGGCGCCGCGCCGGTGAGCTCGGTGGCCCCGTTCGTGGGGGTGTCGACCGCGAGCTGCTGACGCGACGTCACCGCGGACAGGTTGGACGTTCCCGCGTTGCCGGGATCCCCGTTGTGCAGCTGCGCGCAGACGATGGGGACGGTCAGCGGCACGTTGTTCAGCGTCGCGAGAAAGAGATCCGCGAACGCGGGGGTGATTCCGTAAGCCATGAAATCCGCCTTAGGAGTGGGTGATTTGGAAGATCCCGGCGGCGTTCCAGTCGATCTCGAACGTGCCGTTGGTGTCGGAGACGAGCTCTCCGTAGTTCACGTAGCCGATGAGCGGGTTCGACGCGGCCGCGCCGGGTGTGACGTCGACGATCGCGGCGTACTGGGCAGAGATCGTGGAGTCCGGTCCCCATGAGATGTTGTTGGCCGTAAATGTCAGCGTGTTCGACGCGTAACTGGCGCCCACGCCCGAAAGCGCTTGGCCACCTGCGGTATAGCCGGTGCCGGTGATCTCCTGGGCGCTGATGTCGGACTGGTAGCGATGCGCGTCCGACGGCGTGTAGCCCGAACCGAGCAGCATCACGTGGAACGTGTCGTTGTAGAGGTTGATCTGCTTGTTTGCAAGGGATTCCATGAATCCGCCGTACAAAGTGGCTGTGACTGTCATCGCATCGCTTTCCTGTGAGAAATAGCTGTCGTCGTCGTATTGCGCTCTACTGCAATACGATTCCGGCCGCCGACCAAAAGGAGGACGTGGTTCCGGTGAAGGTGGTGGAAGCGCTCGAATCCTGAATGAGCAGCCCCGTATAGGGGCCGCTGGCGCCGTTGTAGCGTTCCGTTCCGCCGCTGTACGCGGTGAAGGTGCCGCCCCCGAAGTTGGCGCCTACGCCGAACCCGTGGACGATCATCTGCCCGGCGGCGCAGGTCAGCGATTGCGACGCCGCCAGCGCACCCTCGGCGGTGAGTTTCGACCCAACGGCGGATACGTCGTTGTACGAAACAGTGTTCGCGACAAAGTAGTTCGAGCCGCTCATGCTTGCAACGACCGTCTCCGCACCGGACGGTGGAGACGCCAGTCCCCACACCGAAAGTTCCCCATAGATCGCCGAGTTGTCGTGGTAGGCGTAGGCGAGCAGAGTCATGGCCACCCCGCCATAGCTGACCGCCGAGGTCGCCACCCCCAAATCCGTTGCTACGAACGCCAACACATAGTTGCCGGCGGCGTTGTGCGACCACGAGCCCGAAGACGCGTAACTCGCTGCGCCAGAGCCCAAGGCGTCGAACGTCACCGGCAGCGTCGTCTTGACCGTCGGAACCAGCATCTGCGCGGCCGCGGCCGACAGCGGGACGACGATGACCGAGCTCGCCGAGATCGTGGGCGCCAGCTCTTTGGCCGACGCCTCTGCGGTCATCACGGGGATAACCGCGCTGCCGGCCAGCCTGGGCATCAGCGCTTGCGCGGCGGCAGCCATCGTCGGAACCGAGACGACCGACTTGGTCGTGGCGGTCGGCGCCAGCGCGGCCGCCGTGGCTGTCATCAGCGGCGCCGCGACAGCCTCGCGCGTTGCCACAGTGGGCGCCAACGCCGCCGCCGCGGCCGTAGCCAACGGCACCGCCACCTTGGCGCCGGCCGTGACCGATGGCGTCAGCATCCCCGCGTTGGCGTGCATCGTCGGTGCGGGCGTCCGGTACGTCCGCACCACCGGCGCCAACATGGCCGCGGCCGCGTTCATCGGCGGCACGGCGACAACACCGTCAGCAGTGACCCTGGGCGCCAGCATCCCGGCCGCGGCGCGCGCGGTCGGCGCCGTCACGGTCTTGGCCGGCGCCCACAGGCCGGCAGCTGCGGGCGCCCACTCCAAGCCGCACGACCCCAACACGAGCGTGTCCCCGTCAGCCACGGTGACCGGCGGCTGCGCCGGGAGCGTGAACATGCACATCGCGCTCGGATCACCGTCAAACCCCGACCAGAGACTCACCGCCGCGACCGTTTCCGCGGCGGTCACCTCCCAAGACGGAGGCACGCCAGTCAGCCCGACAGCGCCCGTGTCCGGCGCGGTAACGGTCAGCTCCTGGCGCGCCGTGATCGCCGACGGGTTGCTCAGTCCAGCCGAGCCCGGAGCGCCGTTGTGCAGCTGGGCGCACACGATCGGTACCCGCGGCCGTCCACCGCTCAACGCCGAGAGAAGCAGGCTGGCGAACGCCGGTGTCATACCGTAACTCGCCAACCCGCTCCTCCTCTCAATGGTGATGCGTTGTGTTCCAAAGCCATTCGAGAAGCACCCCGAGAAGCACAGCGGCGCCCAGCGTCCAGGCCGACGTCACGATGTCGGCGACCGCGGGGCCCATCGCGAACGGTCCTACGCGGTGGCGGTGATCGGGGTGCTGGCCGCCGATGTCGCGGTGATGCCGTCGGCGCCGGTGACGGTGTAGGTGAACGCGAACTCGTGCCCGTCGACGAGCCCGGTCACGGTGAGCGTGACAGTGTCGCCGTCGACGATCGGGTCACCCGAAAGTTCAGCTGCGCCAGTGGCGTCGGCGGTGAGGTCGGTTTGGGTGACCTCGTAGTTGAACGGCCCGGTCGCTGTGTTCGGTTGCGGAAAAACGATTTCGGCGCTCAGACCAGGCTGCGCTGATACTGTCGGCGCGATCATCATGAATCCAGTGATCACGATTTATCCTGCCGTTCCGGTGTTAGCGATTTCGCAGAAGAAGTCGGCGGATCCGCCGCCGACGATGGTGTTGGGGTAGGAGCTGGAGTTGCTGTAGGACACGAACCCCGGCTGGATGTAGTCGCCGGCGTCGAGCTGCACACCGATGAACGATGCACCCTTTTGGATGTAGTACGGCAGCGCTCCCGGGGAAGTCAGGCAGATGACGTCGATGTCATACAGCAGACCGTTTTTGAAGATCCCGACACCGAAATAGGCATAGCTGGCACCACTTTTCGGCACCCACTGGGTCATGACCCGCACGTTGTAGATGGCCGACTTGTGGACGGTGAGCTTATTGGTGGACGGGTCGTAGGTGTAGTTCGAGGTCTGCGCCTGGATGTTGTTGAAGTAGTTGGCCGGCGCCAACGCGCAGTTGATGTTGTTGGCCAACGTGATCGCGGTCGTCGACAGGTTGCCGGCTTGGAACACGTCACCGATGATCGGGCCCGGAGCGTCGTCGACGAACCCGAACGACGCCATCTGGGAGGGCGCCATTCCCGCGTACTGGGCCAGCCCGAAGCCGCAATACCGGTATGCGGCACCGTAGTTGGTCACACCCGAGGTGTCGAGGTATTCCAGGATCGCGACACCGTTGACGATGATTTGAAGCAGCGGATGGTTGTTGCCGTCGAACCCGCAGGACAGCGAATACGCGGCGCCGGCGTAGAACGTCGGTTCGCTGGGCGTCCACTGCGCCAGCACCGTGTCTGTCCCGTTGACCACGTTGTGGATCGAGTACAGGATGGGGCTGATCTCGGCGTAAACGTAGGTGGTCATCGACGCGTTGGAGCGGCCGATCAGGATGTCATAGCCGGAGCCTTCGGACAGGTTGAAGTAGTTGTAGGAGCCGGGCGCGTTGTAGTAGACGGCGGAGACGATCTGGTCGTCGGTGTTGGTCGGGGTCGGGTGCAGCGCCAGCCCGGTGAAATTGGCTGTGCCGCTGGGGTTGAGCTGCGCATAGCCTGAGCTGTTGATCCCGAGTGTGCCGTAGCCGGCCGGGGTGTAGGTCTCGGTGAATCCGGCCAGTGTGGCGGTGGAGAAGTTCAGGAAGACGTTGATGCCGTTGTTGGAGTCGGCGGCGTCTTGGGCTTGCATCGACTGCACCGCGGTGTTGGTGGCGGCGATCGTCGCGGCGGTGGCCTGCAGCACGAGCTGGGCGTCCGCGGCGGTCCCGCCGCCGCCGAGGATCCCGTCGAGTCCTTGGATGATGGCGCCGATGATGTTGGCGACGCCCTGCACGGCGGAGACGATGAAGTTCGCGACGTCGTCGATCACCTCGGCGCCGGTCTTGAGGATCAGCGTGGCGATGTCGGCGATCGCCTGCAGGGCTTCGGCCCCGAACGACGCCAGCGCGGCGAACGGGTTAGCGCCGGCGCCCAGGCCTCCGACCAGCGCCGAGGCCACCCCATTCGCGGTGCCGGTCGACAGGTTGTGCGCGCGGCCGATGACCCCGATTTCCTGGGTGGACGGCGAGTCCTGGGGCGGAACGTTGTGGATCGCCGGGTTCGGGGTGATCGCCGGCGGGTCCGACGTCGCGTAGGTGGGGTCGATCGTCATAGCGGCACGAAGCTCGGCCGGACCTGGAAGCTGCAGCGGGCGGTCGTCGACCACTGGTTCGCCGACGCCGTCTGGTTCTCGGCGTACAGGTAGATCGTGGCGGCCTGCCCCGCGGGCACGATGTTGGCGCTGCCCGGCCCCAGCCCGTAGGAGATGGCTTGAACGGTGCCCGGGGATGCGCCGGGGTTGCCGTAGCCGTAGGCGCAGATCTGCCCGGATGGACCGTTGACGCGGGCCACCAGGTCGACCATGGTGTCGACCGCGCCGACGACGTTGGCTTGGGCTTTGACTTCCGGCCACCACGCCAGCAGCTGCGCGGGTACCTGGATGGCGCCGATCTGCTTCTGGGAGTTGGTGTTAGCCGGGGAGGCGACGATACCTGTTGCGTAGTACCAGTTCCCGACCGGGACGGGCTGCCATTGCGCCTGACCGCTGCCGGGATCCCAGCCGATCATGTATCCGGCCGCCGCGGTCACCCCCCCAAGAACCTGCGAGATCGTCGTCTGGCCGTCTTGTCCCGGCGGGCCGGCCCAGTTGTAGAAGGTGAGGCTGAGCGCGACCGGGTCGCCGTTGGAATCCCATTCGGTTTCAACGACTTCGGGGTTGGGTGAGGGAAGCGGTGTGCCGTAGGCGACCGGGATCATCTGGAAGGTGAACTTCACCGCGGGCCCGGGGGGGCCGGGCTGCACCGCCGGGAACGAGGCTCTGCCACCACCCGGGCCGAACACCACGATCCCGGCGCCGGAGGCGTTGTTGAACGCGGCCGGGAACCACACCGAGCCGTTGAACGTCACCGACCCGTCGGGGTTGGTCGACCACGTATTGCCCGGCAGGTAATAGGTTTGGCCGTTGTACGTGACGTACATGCCGTTGGGGTCGGCATAAAACGCTGGTGCTGTCACGTCAGGTTGCCTCCGGAAAGAATGATGTTCACATAGGTTTCAAGGCCCGAGATTTTCCGCAGGATCTTCGTCGGTGCGCCTTCTTCGCTTTTGCCGTCACCGATCTGCAGGGTTACCCGATTGCGTTCGGTGCGTGAGTCTTTGATGTCGAGCAGCTCGACGTAGTCGATATAGAGCGTGCCGCGGCGAATGTAGAACACGAGGGTTCCGCGCCAGATCTCGCGGCCGACCGCGAACGGCTGGTTGTCGATGAAACTGATTTTCGCCGAGGGGTATCCGCGGATATTCCACAACGCCGAGGCCTGCGAGAACAGGGAGTCGATCGACAGCGCGCCTTCACCGGAGGGAAAGAACTTCTCGGCGAACATGTACGGTCCGCCTTTGAGTTTCGCGTCGTAGTTCTCCGCGACGGAGAAGGCGAACAGCACGTTGTCAAAGATGCCGTCCAACAGGCTGTTCGGTACGCCGGTGACCCCGAGGGCGATGGTGATCGCGTCGATAAGCCACTCCAAGGTGGCGTTGATCAGATCGTTGATCCACTTCGGGGACTGGCCACCGATGACCGCCTGGTAGGCGAGCGGGGCGTGGTGGTCCACGCTGAAGTCGATCATCCCCGATTCGACGACGTCGAGGTTGAAATACACGCTCGGCGGTATGAAGTCCACACCGATCGTCGGGGCGATGTACTCGCCCAAATCCGGTGTCAGATAGGAGGCCTCGTTGTTCGGGTTCAGCAGCGGCGCCAGCGCGTTGCCGAGCAGTGAGCCTTCGAGCTGGGTGAGGTCGACCACCAAGCCCTCGAACGGGCCCCACGGGCCGGTGAACCCGGAGCGGTCACGCAGCGTGATCACACAGGTGGCCACCGTCAGCGGGAACCACAGCCCTTCGGGCTGCGGGTCGCCGGGCACCCACATGGTGGCGTCGATGTCGAACCCGTTGTCCTGGACCTGCTGGTTGACCAGTTTCCAGATCGAGTCCATGCGGCCGTTGATCTCGATCCACGCCGAGGTGTCGTTGAGGACATCCGGTGAGATAACGCAGATCGGGGTGACCAGCATCTGCATGAGGTCCATCGGTTTGGCGCCGTCGCCGTAGAGAGTTTCGGTCAGCCACGCGATGAAGTCCGGGTGCAGGGAGGTGATGTTGTTGACCAGTTCCCACAGCCGGAACTGCAGCCGGAAGGCCTGCTCGCGGATCAGGGTGGCGATCACGGTTAGGCCTGGTCCGATGCCGAACCATTCGCCTGGTTCCTGAATGAATATGGGCAGGAAAGGATTTGGCCACGTCAGGATCCGGTCGAGCCATGTTTTGTCGCCGACGAGCTCGCAGGCGACGGTTTGGATGCCCTGTTTGGATTGGTCGTGGGCGACGTCGATGCGGCCGGACCACCGGTAGCCGGGGTCGGTGGGATGCCACGGGGAGTTGCCCTTGGTGTAGATGACCGGCACCACGATGGTGTCGCACTGGATCGCAACCTCGGCGAGGTCGTCGTCGCCGTCGAGGGTCAGCGATCCCGCCGGCAGATCCTTGCGCGGGTCCATCAGATGCAGGTCGATGTAGCGGCCCGAGCAGTCCGGATCGATGCACGTGTAGTACTGGTCGTAGACGGCCAGGGTGGCCTTCGGTGACGGTATGAGCTGCGGTGTCGCTGCGGCTTTCGCGGTTTGGATCGCAGTCAGCGGGTTGCCGCCCCGTAGTGCTTGGATCAGGGCGGTCGCGGTGGGGGCGGTCACGCCGGGTGAATCCTGCGCGGGGTCAACGACATAACGATCTGGGAGGACGCGGTGCCGCCGGTGATCGACACCGGGATCTGTGACAGCGTGACCTGATCCGGTGTGGCCACACCCGGTATCGGGGTGTCATAGACCCCGGACAGCAGTTTCTGGAACGAGGTGTCGGTGAGGTTGTTCATGTTCACCACTCGCTGCTGGCGCGGCAGCGTGGACAGGAACGCGACGTCTCCGGCCTTCAGCGGCCCGACGGTGATCATGTTCGTGCTGTTGGGGCCGTTGCCGAATCCCCACGTTCCGGGCCCGTAGAACAGGATGTCGGGCCAGCCCTCCTGGGTGCCCTGGTTCGACAGGCCGACATACCCGGTTTCGGCGGCCTGGTTGTTGTCGGCGCCGGCGAAATAGGCGATCGGGGCGGGCTGGGCTTCGTTGAAAATGCCTTGCCCAGTGGTCATTCCGAATCCGGTGTAGCGGTTGTCCGGCCCGAGGGGGCTGGTTTCGCCGGCCTCGGTGAACGAGACGACTTCGGTGCCGTCGAAGCGGGTCACCGCGAAGCTGCGCGGCACGCCCGGGACCGCGCCTGCGATGAACTGCCAGGTCTCCCCGGGCAGCGGCGCGGAGAACAGGTCGACCACCCGGTAGAGCATCGTCGCGACACCGTCGACGACGCAGTAGACTTCGATTCCGCCCCAACCGAAGTCGCAGAACACGCCGTTGCCGTTGGCGTCCATTCGGGCGCCGATGACGGTGGTGGCTTCGCCGAACAGCACCACACCGTCCCAGCCGGCGCCGAGGGTGACGGTCACGACTTGGTTGTCGGTGTCGGTGGGCTGGGCGGTGTAGATGTTGAGCACGCCCTGGGTGGAGTTACCGGAGTCGGCCCAGTGGACTTGGCGGTCGGCGCCGACGTACTCGTAGCCGGAGCCCTTCGGGTTGTAGATGGTCGACCAGCCCGGCCCGAGCCCGGATTCGGTTGGAGTGGCGAAGTTGTCGGAGAAGTCGGCGTAGGTGGGCCGCCAGGAGTCGACGACGGGGATGGTTGTCCAGAAGCTGTCGTCGATGCGGCAGATGTGGGTCATGTCCCACACCCCGATCTCGCGGGGGGTGAGTTTCATTGCGTCGCCCCAGGAGTCGGGCATCAGCCGGACCTGGGCGGTCCAGTAGCCGCCGTCGGGGGTGATGTATTCCATCGTCAGGGTGGTGTCGCGTGGGGTGGACCAGGCTCCCATCCATTCGTCCATGATCTGTTGCAGCACTTGGGGTGTGCGGGCATGGACTTGCAGCTTCAGCTTGATGATGGCCGGGTCGTACACCTTGCCCTGGTAGGTGACCCCGTCTTGGCGGGCGGCCTGCAGGTCAAGGTTCTTGAACTTCGCGGCCATCCCGACCGGGTTCTCGACGCACAGGATGCCGTCGGTCACGCCGGGGAACGGCGCCAAGCCGCCCATCAAGTAGAAGATGTGCTGGCGGTCGGCGCTGGTCACCCACAGGTTCGGGAGATCACCTGCGGCGAGCTGGTCGGCACCGTAGGGGGTGATGGTGCCGTTCGGCCACATGCTCACCCTGTGTATGCCTGCGATGCGCCCCACGTCGTGCCGACCGCGCGGGCTGAGTTGTTGATGGCCATCTGCGAATTGATGTCCTCGTGCAGCTGCTTGGGGTCGTTGGCCTGCACGTGCACGGGGCCCATGATCTGGATCGGCGCCTGCGGCTGCGTGTTACCGACGTTGGCGTACTGGTCGGAGGAGGCGTTGGAGGCGAACGGCTGCTGGGTTTGGCCGGCGGTGTTCTGCTGGCCGGCCGGCCGCACACCGGTCACACCCATCAGCAGGCGGCCGGGGATGGTTTTCGACCAATCCGCCCCGGTCGCATCGGAATTCGGGATCAACGCCTCCAGCAGGCCTTCGACGCCGATGCCGACGTCCTGGGCGCCGTAGGCGGCGGCCCGGTTGAGCTCTTGGAAGCCGATGTTCATCGCTGAGGAGACGGCGCCGCCGGCGCCGCCGAAGGTGCCCATGTCGGCGCCCATCGCGGCGGCCTGGGTGGCCGCGCCTTCGAGGCCGCCGATGATGCCGCCGGAGAAACCGATGCCTGGCAGGGCTCCTTGCCCGGTTCCGGGCTGTTGAACATCAGCACCGGGTGTCGCGGTGTCGGACAGTCCCTGCTTGGATCCGGGGCTGACAGCGCCGGGGCCGGTGGGTTCGTGGATGCTGGCGTTGTCGCCGGGCTTCGGCGCGCCCGGCGGCGGCTCGATCGCGGGCCCGCCGGGGGCGCCGGGCGCCTTGACCATGTTCTGCGGCTGCTGGGCCGGCGCCTGCTGCTGCGGCGGAGGCTCCGGTTGATCGGTCACCTCGCCGCCGGGCGCGTAGTAGCGCACCGACGTCGGGTCGATGCGGCCCTGCCGGATCGCGTCCATGAAGCCGGGTCCGTATTTGTCGACGGCCTCGCTGGGCTCGACATACTCGTGAGGCGACAGCCACGCCGGGATCGTGTCCGTGCCGGACGGGCCTCCGGTGGCGAAGTAGCCGGGCTGGTGGAGGTCGAAGAACTGGCGTGCCTGGTTGCCGAGCTTGGGAAGGTTGAGCCGCCACGACGGGGCGTTCGGGTCGTGCCACCAGCTTTGGCCGCGGGTGGACTCAGTCCAGGGCGTCGGCGGCGCTGAGGGCGGCCCGGGCGGCTGCGGCCCCTTGGTGTTTCCGCCCAGCCGTGACAGGTCGGGTTGCATCTTCACCGGAGGCGCAACGGATTTCGGCCCCAGGTTCGGCAACGCCGGGCCGGAATAGTTCCCGTCGGGCCCGATCATGCCGTGCTGCTGCGCCCACGCCCGAACCTCCGCAGGCAGCATGTCGGCGTCGGGTTGCGGCCTCGGCGCCGCGGGCGCGGGGGCCGGCGCAGGCGGTGCGGGATGCGCGAAAGCGTTGCGCAGCAGCCGAAGTTGCTGATCCGGTGGCAGCTTCGCAATCTGGTCGGCGGTCAGCGGCCCGTTGAGGTCGGCCGGGGCGGATGGCGCACCGCCGCCGGACGCGCCAGCACCAGCACCAGCCCCGCCGCTGCTGGGTGTCGGTCCGATGGTGTTGCCGCGGGCTGTGTCGAGCCCGGCGGCGGCCGCGTCGTCAGCGCCCGGCGCGCCTGGCGGCGCGGCGAGCGGGGCGGGATTCGGGAAGCCGAACCGCGCCGCGCCGAGACCACCGGGGACGCCCAGGCCGCCGAAGCCGCCACCAGCGCCCCCCGCGCCGGGTGGGGCTTGGCCGATCGCGGCCCACGCCGCGGTCTCCAACGGCCCCAGCACCAGGTCTTCGAGGAACCCGACGGTCCACTCCGCGAGCCCGGGCAGCCCCTTGGACAGCCCGAAGCGGTCGGCCAGCGGCACCGGCAGGAACGGGTTCTCGCCGCCGCCGGCGCCGCGGCGGCCGTGCATCGCGTGGAACGTGCCGCGCTCGGCCTCGGCCAGCCGCTGCTGCTCCTGGGTGCGTTCGGCCTTGAGGTGGCGGATCTCTTCGTCGAGGCGGTCGCGTTCGGACTGCTTGGCGGTGGCCTTCAGCTCCGAGCGGCGTTTCTCGGCGTTGTCGATCTCGGCGTCGAGGTGCCGCAGCCGTTCCTCGGCCGCCGCGACGCGCTGCGGGTTGGCCGTGTAGTAGCCCGGCTGCCCGCCCGGGCCGGTGCCCGGTGTCGCGCCCGGCGGAATGCCGCCGCCCATGCCGCCGAAACCACCCGCGCCCATGCCGGCGGCGAAGCCGGGCATCCCGGTGGCCGCGCCTTCCCCGTACAGGGTGGGCAGGAACATGTGGTGGTCGAACTGGGAGCTGGCCGCGCCGGCCGCGCCGGCGCCGATCACGAAGTTGCCGTGGCTGCCGCCGGCTTCGGCGTTCTCCCCGTTGGACAGGGTCATCGCGGCGTGCCCGTCGTTGGGGTTAGGGCCATGGTCGTACCAGCCCACGCTGATGGAGCCGGGGCCGCCGATGCCGGGCTGGAAACCCAGCGCGGCCAGCCACTGGCCCATGTTCTTCGTCGTCGGCAGGTTCGTCGCCGGCAACCCCATCGCCCCGAGAATGACCCGGCCGACCATCCCCGAGCAGTCGTCCCGGGCGCCCTGGCTGTAGGGGGTTCCGGCCAGCGACGAGGCGACCGCAACGTCGGGGGCCATGCCGCCGTAGCCGAGCGCGCCGCCGCCGGCGCGGCCGAGCACGATGCGGCCGTTCATCAGATCGGAGCGGAACTTGTACACCTCAGAGTGGCCGCCCATCTTCTGCACCTCCTGGTGGGTCAGGACGTGCTCACCGTCGGCGCCCCAAAACAGCGCGGAGTCATGGCCTTTCGGGCCGGGCGCGTGCAGCGGGCCGCCCTCGGCGTGACTGGTCAGCTGGTTATACAGGCCGACAGCGAAACCACCTGCGGCACCAACACCGGCGCCGATCGCGGTGCCGACGCCGGGAATGATCGAACCAGCGGCCGCGCCGAGCGCCGCACCAGTTGCGGTATCGGTGCCGACCACGGCCGCGCTGTGCAAGAAGCTGTTCGGGTCGGTGTGATCCTGGGCCCACTGGCCGCCGAGCTGCGCCCCGATACCGAGGATGCCGGCGGCCTTCAACCCCGACAGCGCGGTGCTGAGTCGGCTCGTGGCCACCTCGGCGCCTTCCTCCTGGGCGATGATCGTGCCCAGTCCGGACGCGATGGGACGAAGGATGGTGCCGACGATGTCGATCGCCTTGAACGTCAACCACGCTCCGCCGAGGCCTTCGAGCGCAGTGATGACGCCGTGCGCTATGCCCGGGTGCTTGGCTAGTTCGTCACCAACCCACTTCGCATCCTTCGCGACCTCGGTCATCACCGGGACGAAAGCGCTGCCGATCTCTGCTTCGGCGGCGCCGAACGCCGCATGGGCGTCACGCATCTTCGCGTTGAGCGTGTCCTGGGACTCGTGGAAGCCCTTTACCGTTCCGTCGGCTTCGGTGTACGTGGTGGCAATCGCCTTGATGCGGTCGTTCGTCTCTTGCGCGTGATCGCCGGAAACCTGCAGTGCCACAGACTGGCCCGCGACCGTGCCGGTCATGTCACGCATCGCCTTGCCGAGCGTCTCAATCGTGTCGCGCCCGATACGCAACGCCTTGCTGTAACCGTCGACTTTGTCGTTGAGCTGCGCAAACTCCATGAGCTTTGCCCGGTCCTCGGCGACGCTGTCCCGCGCGGCCTTGGTGTAATCCTTGACGGTTATCTCGTTGTTCTTCAACGCCGTCGCCAACTGCGCGGCGTGCGGCGACATCTGCGTGATCATCTCGTCGAGATCGGCAGCGGCCTGCGAACTCTTGAAAAGCTCACCCTGATTGAGCTTCATGCCCGGCAGCAACTTCGACTGCACCGTGTCGAACAGGTACTGCATCGTCCCGGCCAGACCGCGCTCCGAAAACTTCTGACTCACCTCGTCGGCGTTGATTCCGAACTGCGCCATAGCATCCCGCGCGGGCTGAGACTGCCCGGTGAACGCGTTGATCGCGTTGCGCATGTTCTCGGTCGCCTGCTCCGGTGATGTACCGGATTGGGTGAGCTGCGCAAGCGTGCCCCACACGTCTTCGAGCTTGAGATGCGCTGCGGCAGCGACAGGTTCGACCGAATGCAACGCGCCAGCGAAATCCTGGAAACTGGTTTTCGCCGATCCGACAGCGGTCACCATCTGCGACATCAGCCGTGCTGCTTGCTCCGGTTTGACGTTGAAGTCGGTCATGGACGTGGTGAGG encodes:
- a CDS encoding phage tail tape measure protein translates to MATSRALVDHFARVGNDISHGLGGSLSKAFAAVDGTAARRELLALQQEWRRAADVEADAAARMIRDQRRLAEATVKYGDDSSRTAAAQAMLARSQRDHIDAMIAAEAAHGRLAKAGNETADSVSRLQKLGANPIFNAAGIGSVAGVGIAMDLTTRKAGDLEQQLMKLHAAAGETGEMIGGQFSGNLKTISDGVLQMSGKVGYTTTELMNAMYTIEKAGFRGADALKVLDAAAQGAGSEQADLMEVVNGLTTSMTDFNVKPEQAARLMSQMVTAVGSAKTSFQDFAGALHSVEPVAAAAHLKLEDVWGTLAQLTQSGTSPEQATENMRNAINAFTGQSQPARDAMAQFGINADEVSQKFSERGLAGTMQYLFDTVQSKLLPGMKLNQGELFKSSQAAADLDEMITQMSPHAAQLATALKNNEITVKDYTKAARDSVAEDRAKLMEFAQLNDKVDGYSKALRIGRDTIETLGKAMRDMTGTVAGQSVALQVSGDHAQETNDRIKAIATTYTEADGTVKGFHESQDTLNAKMRDAHAAFGAAEAEIGSAFVPVMTEVAKDAKWVGDELAKHPGIAHGVITALEGLGGAWLTFKAIDIVGTILRPIASGLGTIIAQEEGAEVATSRLSTALSGLKAAGILGIGAQLGGQWAQDHTDPNSFLHSAAVVGTDTATGAALGAAAGSIIPGVGTAIGAGVGAAGGFAVGLYNQLTSHAEGGPLHAPGPKGHDSALFWGADGEHVLTHQEVQKMGGHSEVYKFRSDLMNGRIVLGRAGGGALGYGGMAPDVAVASSLAGTPYSQGARDDCSGMVGRVILGAMGLPATNLPTTKNMGQWLAALGFQPGIGGPGSISVGWYDHGPNPNDGHAAMTLSNGENAEAGGSHGNFVIGAGAAGAASSQFDHHMFLPTLYGEGAATGMPGFAAGMGAGGFGGMGGGIPPGATPGTGPGGQPGYYTANPQRVAAAEERLRHLDAEIDNAEKRRSELKATAKQSERDRLDEEIRHLKAERTQEQQRLAEAERGTFHAMHGRRGAGGGENPFLPVPLADRFGLSKGLPGLAEWTVGFLEDLVLGPLETAAWAAIGQAPPGAGGAGGGFGGLGVPGGLGAARFGFPNPAPLAAPPGAPGADDAAAAGLDTARGNTIGPTPSSGGAGAGAGASGGGAPSAPADLNGPLTADQIAKLPPDQQLRLLRNAFAHPAPPAPAPAPAAPRPQPDADMLPAEVRAWAQQHGMIGPDGNYSGPALPNLGPKSVAPPVKMQPDLSRLGGNTKGPQPPGPPSAPPTPWTESTRGQSWWHDPNAPSWRLNLPKLGNQARQFFDLHQPGYFATGGPSGTDTIPAWLSPHEYVEPSEAVDKYGPGFMDAIRQGRIDPTSVRYYAPGGEVTDQPEPPPQQQAPAQQPQNMVKAPGAPGGPAIEPPPGAPKPGDNASIHEPTGPGAVSPGSKQGLSDTATPGADVQQPGTGQGALPGIGFSGGIIGGLEGAATQAAAMGADMGTFGGAGGAVSSAMNIGFQELNRAAAYGAQDVGIGVEGLLEALIPNSDATGADWSKTIPGRLLMGVTGVRPAGQQNTAGQTQQPFASNASSDQYANVGNTQPQAPIQIMGPVHVQANDPKQLHEDINSQMAINNSARAVGTTWGASQAYTG